The following proteins are encoded in a genomic region of Hippoglossus hippoglossus isolate fHipHip1 chromosome 3, fHipHip1.pri, whole genome shotgun sequence:
- the fah gene encoding fumarylacetoacetase gives MSFIKVDAASDFSFHNLPYGIFSEPDKLKHRIGVAIGDQILDLSVIKSLFQGPVLSKHQDVFDQPTLNAFMALGYEAWREARRTLQVLLSANDSTLRDDISLRSRAFVHQSTATMHLPADIGDYTDFYSSRDHATNVGIMFRGKENALMPNWLRLPVGYHGRASSVVVSGTPIRRPSGQMRPDQTKPPVFGPSKQLDIELEMAFFVGGGNQLGEPIPIQKAHEHIFGMVLMNDWSARDIQAWEYVPLGPFLGKSFGTTISPWVVPMEALLPFAEHNPIQDPEPLPYLQHHDPYIFNINLFVSLKGQGMAESAAICNSNFKYMYWTMKQQLTHHTVNGCNVRAGDLMASGTISGPDAENFGSMLELSWRGSKSINLGGGESRTFLKDGDEVTITGHCQGDGYRVGFGPCVGTIVQALQQ, from the exons CTCAAACATCGTATTGGTGTTGCCATTGGAGACCAGATTCTGGACCTCAGTGTAATAAAGTCCTTGTTTCAAGGACCTGTGCTTTCCAAACATCAGGATGTCTTTGACCAG CCCACACTGAATGCATTCATGGCTCTTGGTTACGAGGCCTGGAGAGAGGCCAGGAGGACGTTGCAGGTGTTGCTGTCAGCCAATGATAGCACACTGAGAGATGACATCAGCCTTCGGAGCAG AGCATTTGTACATCAGAGCACTGCCACCATGCACCTTCCTGCAGACATCG GCGATTACACTGACTTCTACTCCTCCAGAGATCACGCCACCAACGTCGGCATTATGTTCCGGGGAAAGGAGAACGCTCTGATGCCAAACTG GCTGAGGCTTCCAGTGGGGTACCATGGCAGAGCGTCATCCGTGGTGGTTTCTGGGACCCCAATTCGCCGCCCCTCAGGCCAGATGAGACCTGACCAGA CGAAACCTCCAGTGTTTGGGCCGTCTAAGCAGTTGGACATTGAGCTGGAGATG GCCTTCTTTGTTGGAGGAGGGAATCAGCTTGGGGAGCCCATTCCCATCCAGAAAGCCCATGAACACATCTTTGGCATGGTACTGATGAATGACTGGAGTG CCAGAGACATTCAGGCATGGGAGTATGTTCCTCTGGGTCCATTCTTGGGCAAGAGCTTTGGGACAACAATCTCACCTTGGGTCGTCCCCATGGAGGCACTGTTACCTTTCGCAGAGCACAACCCTATCCAG GATCCAGAGCCCCTCCCCTATCTTCAACACCACGATCCttacattttcaacattaaCCTGTTTGTGTCCCTCAAAG GACAGGGCATGGCAGAATCAGCAGCCATCTGCAATTCAAACTTTAAG TACATGTACTGGACCATGAAACAGCAGCTCACTCATCACACAGTCAATGGCTGCAATGTCAGAGCAGGAGACCTGATGGCTTCTGGAACTATCAGTGGACCT GACGCAGAGAATTTTGGCTCCATGCTGGAGCTTTCATGGAGGGGATCTAAGAGTATCAatctgggaggaggagagagtcgAACCTTCCTGAAGGATGGAGATGAAGTCACCATCACAG GTCACTGTCAAGGAGATGGATACAGGGTGGGCTTTGGACCCTGTGTGGGAACCATCGTGCAAGCCCTGCAACAGTGA